The following nucleotide sequence is from Candidatus Hydrogenedentota bacterium.
ACCAGGCCGCCCTCGCGCCGGCTCACGACATCGAGTTCGCGCAGCAGCGCGCGCAGTTCCTCGGGCATGGACGGCACCAGCGCCCGGGCTTTGACCCCGTCGGGAAATTCAGTGTCGCGCCAGAGATGGCAGAGCATTTTGAGCAGGTGCGATTTGCCGCTGCCGAAGAAGCCGCTTACCCAGGCCGCGCGCTGGCTGGTGCGCGTGAGGTCGTCGAGGAAGGAACGGATAATCTTAATCACGCCTTCGGCGTATTGCCCTTCGCAGACGAAAGTGGAAAGTTCACCGCGCAACTCCTCCAAAGCGCGCTCGTTCCTTGTGTCCACGATGCGGGCTTGACCCTGGTTGATGAGCCCGTGCTGTGCCGGGTCGCGTTGCAATACATCTTTTATCTTCATACCCATGCTCCTTCACTGTGCAAGGTGACCGGTACGGCCAGGTAGTTCCATCCATCGCGCGCGTCGAGCAGCCGGTAGTTGTTGCCCTCCAGTTGTCCGGGGAAGAACAAGACCAGCCGCCCGCGTATATCGCCTTCAATTAACTTCAAGACTTCGGAAACACGTGTAAAGCCAAACAGCGCCCCGAGCCCAAAAACTGCTACCACGGACTTGTCCGTGACTTCCATACGAAGGAGGGTCCCGCGCAAATACTCGGCCAGAAAGTCGGGGAACTCCGCATCCAGTTTGAGCTGCAAGTCTTCGGGGGATTCGAAATAAGCGTCCCGATATTCGTCTTGCGCCATCCATTTGGAAAAGGCATCCGACAAGTCAACTTCGAACCACTCGTGGCCGGCCTGTCGCGTCGCGTTTTCGAAGGCCATCTTTCGAGCACGGAGCGTTCGCTCAAGTTCTTTATCGTATACAAGCATAATGACCCGTTGCGCTCCGGCCACGGTACGTTGCCAGGGCGTGGCAATATGCTTTGCGTAGTGTTCCGCCAACTCTTCGATGCGCGACATAGGCTATCCCCTTGTTTTTAGATTCTCGAGACGACTGAATCCAATCTCTATGACATCTGCTGCCATTCTAATATCAATAAGGCCGAGACGCTTTGCTTCCAATGCCAGGTTTTTCGCTTGTGTCGGGCTGCAATCCAGCACGGCTATCCACCCTGAAGAAAAAAGGTCGTTGCCGCGAAATCCACTCTGATATCCGAGATAAAGACCGAAAGCAATCGTTGCCGCCGTGGGGGTTACCTGTTGTCGAATCTTGAGCGCGCGTCCTGAAAGGTGCCCGGATTGGGTCCAGGAACTGGCAGCGTTTCGGACCACCTTGTCCAAGGTGCATTCATTCAACCGTTCACCAACAACTGCTCGAATCCCGTGCCTCATAGGATCGCGAAGAAATTCAGCATTTATTCCGAGTTGAAGAACAGCGTCTGCCGTTGCTACCAGTAGTGGGTCTCTGGCAAGAGCGCACTGTAACGCAAGAAGTGCATGGCTGTCCTCGGCGTGTTCCCAGAGGCTGCGGAATACACGAAACAGGGGAATCTTGGGGTCAAGCGCGTAAAGCTCGCTAAGGCGCTGTAGCGTTAAGCGTCGTGTAGAGGCCGTTGGCTTGCCGAGGCAATTATCCTCAATCACTGCAGAAACATATACTGTTCGCGCCGAACGAGGTGTAACAGTCACCATGACCTGGGATAACTCAGACAACATCATGGTCCGGCTCGTGTGCGTACCTTTGTTGCCAAAGCGAAAGCCTGATTCCGCTGTTTCGGCAACGTCGGCACTTGGTGTAAAAAATCTCAATGTAGGCATTAACACACTCCTGTTATGCCGGCAAACATGCCGGCATAACAAAGTGTATCACAATCCGCTGCTTTTTGTCAAGGGTATAGTTATG
It contains:
- a CDS encoding BREX system P-loop protein BrxC; this encodes MKIKDVLQRDPAQHGLINQGQARIVDTRNERALEELRGELSTFVCEGQYAEGVIKIIRSFLDDLTRTSQRAAWVSGFFGSGKSHLLKMLCHLWRDTEFPDGVKARALVPSMPEELRALLRELDVVSRREGGLV
- a CDS encoding DUF1788 domain-containing protein gives rise to the protein MSRIEELAEHYAKHIATPWQRTVAGAQRVIMLVYDKELERTLRARKMAFENATRQAGHEWFEVDLSDAFSKWMAQDEYRDAYFESPEDLQLKLDAEFPDFLAEYLRGTLLRMEVTDKSVVAVFGLGALFGFTRVSEVLKLIEGDIRGRLVLFFPGQLEGNNYRLLDARDGWNYLAVPVTLHSEGAWV